The following proteins come from a genomic window of Ilumatobacter coccineus YM16-304:
- a CDS encoding isopenicillin N synthase family dioxygenase, translating into MSDEILDVDLLAFEQGSGAQRRAVVDGVTRSLATGFVYTSHDVPDDLLDTAYGLLREFFEKTPDEKQIAAAPGSNGQTGYTGLLVETAASSDKPDWKEMLNWATPIASGHPLKRNYPGSYPDQVVPEAVVPGITEVLYRFHDTIADLQRRFLRVIAEGIGCHETFFDDMVKDGPTLTRAIRYPAMSELDVALGADGEPGHVWAAAHADINLITALPRSTAPGLQVQVNDEWVDAIPPDDGVIINTGLMLERLTNGTIPSGWHRVVAAPGYEGERYSVVQFCHPRPWTVLAPVPTCCTPESPQRYSAITAADALDEVLYEINLVEAARRVQ; encoded by the coding sequence ATGAGCGACGAGATTCTCGACGTTGACCTGTTGGCCTTCGAGCAGGGGAGCGGTGCACAGCGCCGAGCCGTGGTCGACGGTGTCACCCGCAGCCTGGCAACCGGCTTCGTCTACACGAGCCACGACGTCCCCGACGACCTGCTCGACACGGCCTACGGCCTGTTGAGGGAGTTCTTCGAGAAGACACCCGACGAGAAGCAGATCGCCGCAGCTCCCGGTTCGAACGGGCAGACCGGGTACACCGGTCTCCTCGTCGAGACGGCGGCGTCGAGCGACAAGCCCGACTGGAAGGAGATGCTCAACTGGGCGACACCGATCGCCTCCGGTCATCCCCTCAAGCGGAACTATCCGGGCTCGTACCCCGACCAGGTCGTTCCCGAAGCCGTCGTCCCCGGCATCACCGAGGTCCTCTACCGCTTCCACGACACCATCGCCGATCTCCAGCGGCGGTTCCTGCGGGTCATCGCCGAGGGCATCGGATGCCACGAGACGTTCTTCGACGACATGGTCAAAGACGGACCGACCCTCACGCGGGCCATCCGCTACCCGGCGATGAGCGAGCTCGACGTGGCGCTCGGCGCCGACGGCGAGCCGGGCCATGTGTGGGCGGCCGCGCACGCCGACATCAACCTCATTACCGCCCTCCCCCGCTCGACGGCTCCCGGCTTGCAGGTGCAGGTCAACGACGAATGGGTCGACGCGATCCCGCCCGACGACGGCGTCATCATCAACACCGGGCTCATGCTCGAACGTCTCACCAACGGCACGATCCCGAGCGGGTGGCACCGTGTGGTGGCCGCTCCGGGCTACGAAGGTGAGCGCTACAGCGTGGTGCAGTTCTGCCACCCGCGTCCGTGGACGGTGCTCGCCCCGGTTCCGACGTGCTGCACGCCCGAGTCGCCGCAGCGCTACTCGGCGATCACCGCCGCCGATGCGCTCGACGAGGTGCTCTACGAGATCAACCTTGTCGAAGCAGCCCGCCGGGTGCAGTGA
- a CDS encoding ROK family protein, giving the protein MTDHGDVDAGGIDPNRPDASTAAGAAEHPVSDSGPQKPRTDVVLAIDIGGTKFAAGLVTARGELIDRTRVEVEKNALPEAHFDSLTGIVRQLMTRAREQHHARIRAVGVGSAGPIARNVESVSPVNIPAWREFPLRARLDDLTGHAVYGDLDAKALALAEGWLGAAQGHPNFCAMTVSTGVGGGIVLDGELLDGMTGNAGHIGHVIVEPNGRRCGCGAQGCLEAEASGLAIEAITGRPPTEPTYEIMQRTGTLVGRAAASVCNSLDLSLVVVGGSVALGFAATFFHAAQVSLDEHCKLTYSRGARITPSRLADSGPLIGAGAVGWRGLRRARRGL; this is encoded by the coding sequence ATGACCGATCATGGCGACGTCGACGCTGGTGGCATCGACCCGAATCGTCCCGACGCCTCCACCGCAGCGGGGGCTGCCGAACACCCGGTGAGCGACAGCGGGCCGCAGAAGCCCCGGACCGATGTGGTCCTCGCGATCGACATCGGTGGCACCAAGTTCGCCGCAGGACTGGTGACCGCCCGCGGCGAGTTGATCGACCGAACCCGAGTCGAGGTCGAGAAGAACGCGCTGCCCGAAGCCCACTTCGACAGCCTCACCGGCATCGTCCGTCAGCTCATGACGCGAGCGCGAGAGCAGCATCACGCACGTATCCGAGCCGTCGGGGTCGGTTCGGCCGGGCCCATCGCACGCAACGTCGAATCGGTGTCGCCGGTCAACATCCCGGCGTGGCGCGAGTTCCCGCTCCGCGCTCGACTCGACGACCTCACGGGGCACGCGGTGTACGGCGACCTCGACGCCAAAGCGCTCGCACTGGCCGAAGGATGGCTCGGCGCCGCACAGGGACACCCGAACTTCTGCGCGATGACCGTGTCGACCGGGGTCGGCGGCGGCATCGTGCTCGACGGCGAACTCCTCGACGGCATGACGGGCAACGCCGGACACATCGGTCACGTCATCGTCGAGCCCAACGGACGCCGTTGCGGATGCGGCGCCCAAGGCTGCCTCGAGGCCGAGGCATCGGGGCTGGCCATCGAAGCGATCACCGGTCGTCCTCCGACCGAACCGACCTACGAGATCATGCAACGCACTGGCACGCTCGTCGGTCGCGCCGCCGCATCGGTCTGCAACTCGCTCGACCTGTCGCTCGTCGTGGTCGGCGGTTCGGTTGCGCTCGGCTTCGCCGCCACCTTCTTCCACGCTGCGCAGGTGTCGCTCGACGAGCACTGCAAACTCACCTACAGCCGCGGTGCACGCATCACGCCGTCGCGGCTCGCCGACTCGGGCCCGCTCATCGGTGCCGGCGCCGTCGGTTGGCGCGGCTTACGGAGAGCGCGCCGCGGGTTGTAG
- the mftE gene encoding mycofactocin biosynthesis peptidyl-dipeptidase MftE, translating to MRLGEATSGEVRQAATVMAGDDGTLSPIVLIPVGSTEQHGPHLPLNTDTLIAEEIAGRAIHRTDGLMLGPTISVSASGEHAGFAGTLSIGTEVMSQVAIELGRSADWAAGIVFVNGHGGNHAALKQAVATLTYERRPVLSWSPRWPKRTDGGPPDLHAGRIETSLMLAIDPGLVRLERATAGPDTPLDQLLPALRAHGVMNVSTSGVLGDPEGASGNEGERFINDFVADLVHEIEAWRPIDPTPI from the coding sequence ATGCGATTGGGCGAGGCCACCTCGGGCGAGGTTCGACAAGCGGCGACGGTGATGGCCGGAGACGACGGCACGCTGTCGCCCATCGTGCTCATCCCGGTCGGGTCGACCGAGCAACACGGTCCACACCTCCCGCTCAACACCGACACGCTGATCGCCGAGGAGATCGCGGGTCGAGCGATTCATCGCACCGACGGGCTGATGCTCGGCCCGACCATCTCGGTGAGCGCGTCCGGAGAACATGCGGGCTTCGCGGGCACGCTGTCGATCGGCACCGAGGTCATGTCACAGGTGGCGATCGAGCTCGGTCGGAGCGCAGATTGGGCAGCCGGCATCGTCTTCGTCAACGGTCACGGCGGCAATCACGCGGCGTTGAAACAGGCGGTCGCGACGCTCACGTACGAGCGTCGGCCGGTGTTGTCGTGGTCGCCGCGTTGGCCGAAGCGCACCGACGGCGGCCCACCCGACCTGCACGCCGGACGCATCGAGACCTCACTGATGCTGGCGATCGACCCGGGACTCGTTCGCCTCGAACGGGCGACGGCGGGGCCGGACACACCACTCGACCAACTCCTCCCGGCGCTCCGTGCGCACGGCGTGATGAACGTCAGCACCTCCGGCGTGCTCGGCGACCCCGAAGGGGCATCGGGCAACGAAGGCGAACGGTTCATCAACGACTTCGTCGCCGACCTCGTCCACGAGATCGAAGCCTGGCGACCGATCGACCCGACACCGATCTGA
- a CDS encoding DUF4395 domain-containing protein encodes MRNFFSFPDPVNETSARLVAAGVVAQAVLFLVLREGWLLVPLAYGFAARVLTGPTMSPLGQLSVRVVTPLVERRFGVTSRRVPGPPKRFAQLIGLGFSAAAAIAWFAGAPVVTYVLLAGLVVAASLEAFAAICMGCIVYSAIWGCDDCDDISERLAAAVSRAREPVTVD; translated from the coding sequence GTGCGGAACTTCTTCAGCTTTCCCGATCCGGTGAACGAGACCTCGGCCCGGCTCGTGGCCGCGGGCGTGGTCGCTCAAGCAGTGCTCTTCCTGGTGCTCCGGGAGGGATGGTTGTTGGTGCCGCTGGCCTACGGATTCGCTGCTCGCGTGCTCACCGGGCCGACGATGTCGCCGCTCGGTCAACTCTCGGTTCGCGTCGTCACACCGCTCGTCGAACGGCGTTTCGGCGTCACGTCGAGGCGAGTGCCCGGCCCGCCGAAGCGGTTCGCCCAGCTCATCGGGCTCGGCTTCTCCGCAGCGGCCGCGATCGCCTGGTTCGCCGGGGCTCCGGTCGTCACCTACGTGCTGCTCGCCGGGCTCGTCGTCGCAGCATCGCTCGAAGCGTTCGCCGCCATCTGCATGGGTTGCATCGTCTACTCGGCGATCTGGGGATGCGACGACTGCGACGACATCAGCGAGCGCCTTGCCGCCGCGGTGAGTCGCGCTCGCGAACCCGTCACGGTCGACTGA
- a CDS encoding 1-aminocyclopropane-1-carboxylate deaminase/D-cysteine desulfhydrase: MFDDLPRAPLATLPTPLETAAPMPNSAARLWVKRDDLTGLGGGGNKARKLEFLCGDALEAGARSLITVGAAQSNHCRMTAAAGARLGLEVHLILSGDAPEPPGTETGNQLLSKMFGAQMHYTGAAESHWGQLEIAREALTDQLAGEGLAPYSIPIGGSTAVGGLGYAAAFVELIDQCEAADRMPSAIVFTSSSGGTHAGLLAGRAALIASGRLTADTAPDVVAIGVAKGVVMGLPDIAELADGVLDLMGVAARVDPNDIEVDGRWIGDDYAVPTAAGDAAVEWAAMANGLLVDRTYSGKGLSGLLGLAAEGRWSADDDVVFIHTGGWPALFA, from the coding sequence GTGTTCGACGACCTGCCCCGCGCTCCGCTGGCCACGCTGCCGACGCCTCTCGAAACCGCTGCACCGATGCCGAATTCGGCGGCGCGTCTCTGGGTGAAACGCGACGATCTGACCGGACTCGGAGGCGGTGGCAACAAGGCCCGCAAACTCGAATTCCTGTGCGGCGACGCGCTGGAAGCCGGTGCGCGGTCGCTCATCACGGTCGGCGCAGCACAGTCGAATCACTGTCGCATGACCGCAGCGGCCGGTGCGCGTCTCGGACTCGAGGTGCACCTGATCCTGTCGGGTGATGCACCCGAACCGCCGGGTACCGAGACGGGCAATCAACTGCTGTCGAAGATGTTCGGCGCCCAGATGCACTACACGGGCGCGGCCGAGAGTCACTGGGGCCAACTCGAGATCGCTCGCGAAGCGCTGACCGATCAACTCGCCGGGGAAGGACTCGCGCCGTACTCGATCCCCATCGGTGGGAGCACCGCCGTCGGTGGCCTCGGCTACGCGGCCGCGTTCGTCGAACTGATCGACCAGTGTGAAGCAGCAGACCGGATGCCGTCGGCGATCGTGTTCACGTCGTCGAGCGGTGGCACGCACGCCGGGCTCCTCGCCGGGCGTGCCGCACTCATCGCCTCGGGTCGCCTCACGGCCGACACCGCTCCCGACGTCGTGGCGATCGGTGTCGCCAAGGGCGTCGTGATGGGGCTTCCCGACATCGCCGAACTCGCCGACGGCGTGCTCGATCTGATGGGCGTGGCCGCACGGGTCGATCCGAACGACATCGAGGTCGACGGCCGCTGGATCGGCGACGACTATGCCGTGCCGACCGCCGCCGGCGACGCCGCGGTCGAGTGGGCGGCAATGGCCAACGGGCTCCTCGTCGACCGCACCTACTCCGGCAAGGGCCTGTCGGGGCTGCTCGGACTCGCAGCCGAGGGACGCTGGAGCGCCGACGACGACGTCGTGTTCATCCACACCGGTGGTTGGCCGGCACTGTTCGCCTGA
- a CDS encoding DUF418 domain-containing protein, which yields MTASTVDRASPPSESIERLPGPDVVRACALIGVVVMNYHGYLMIRGGDPGTGWAVDLFNPWTGPMATRFAATFVLMAGVGVTLLTRRAVADGSADVIRDMRWRLVRRGLVLYLLGQLLDVIWSGTIILYYGAMFVIAALLFTLATRWVVAVGVAAALAGWGINTWALQRRIDGESVSWLTDPGDDSIRRFAFDLAINGTHPLLPWLVFFCAGIVLGRLLGVEQLDLLTIGVGLVLFAGAWLIETRASTPFQSVVLSTDPFDRGIVYAASALGTALVAFGAISWLVARLGGALGPLRRAGQMTLTIYIAHILVFNLLVDWLDWIEPAGLGTALTFSVAFWVVAIAAAAEWHRRFGRGPAERVYRHLGG from the coding sequence ATGACCGCATCGACGGTCGACCGGGCATCGCCTCCATCGGAGAGCATCGAACGGCTTCCCGGACCCGACGTCGTCCGCGCGTGCGCGCTGATCGGTGTGGTCGTGATGAACTATCACGGCTACCTGATGATCCGCGGCGGCGATCCCGGCACGGGATGGGCAGTCGACCTGTTCAACCCGTGGACCGGCCCGATGGCGACCCGATTCGCCGCAACGTTCGTGCTCATGGCCGGCGTGGGCGTGACCCTCCTGACCCGTCGAGCTGTCGCCGACGGCAGCGCCGACGTCATCCGTGACATGCGATGGCGACTCGTCCGGCGAGGGCTGGTGCTCTACCTCCTCGGTCAACTGCTCGACGTGATCTGGTCGGGCACGATCATCCTCTACTACGGCGCCATGTTCGTCATCGCCGCGCTCCTGTTCACGCTCGCGACGCGATGGGTGGTGGCCGTCGGGGTCGCCGCCGCGCTGGCCGGTTGGGGCATCAACACCTGGGCGCTGCAACGACGCATCGATGGCGAGTCGGTGAGTTGGCTGACCGATCCGGGCGACGATTCGATCCGCCGCTTCGCGTTCGATCTCGCGATCAACGGAACCCATCCACTGCTTCCGTGGCTCGTGTTCTTCTGCGCGGGCATCGTGCTCGGACGACTTCTCGGCGTCGAGCAACTCGACCTGTTGACGATCGGCGTGGGACTCGTGTTGTTCGCCGGCGCCTGGCTGATCGAGACGAGAGCGTCGACGCCGTTCCAGTCGGTGGTGTTGTCGACCGACCCGTTCGACCGCGGCATCGTCTACGCCGCGAGCGCGCTCGGCACGGCACTCGTCGCGTTCGGTGCGATCTCGTGGCTTGTCGCGCGCCTCGGCGGAGCGCTCGGTCCGCTGCGGCGAGCCGGCCAGATGACGTTGACGATCTACATCGCCCACATCCTCGTGTTCAACCTGCTCGTCGACTGGCTCGACTGGATCGAACCGGCCGGCCTCGGTACCGCCCTGACGTTCTCGGTGGCGTTCTGGGTCGTCGCCATCGCGGCGGCAGCGGAGTGGCACCGTCGCTTCGGTCGCGGGCCAGCCGAGCGCGTGTACCGCCATCTCGGCGGCTGA
- a CDS encoding M23 family metallopeptidase → MAAATVISSIIAIPLVAAADDGADGVDDAAPETTTTTVPKPATTTTTVPSTTTTTTTSTTTTTSTTTTTTAPATTEPPVVDPKVTTTTTTTTEPPVATTSTTTTTTVPPVATTVPPTARGVTVYPEQIQHILATIRYLESRGIYTLPPNKGNASGAYQFIGSTWNNYAGYAHAYLAPPEIQDERAALDVNKFLEQWNNDVSMIPVMWYLPAAAYEPWRMDVVPLPSAGNVLTIREYQTRWLGVFAFISGQPVEPLLTGQQAQSQAGMAPLVPEPTGDIPAIAYPVLGPSRAAVPECDDAEQIEVADVEGRDGQELAGPSRADIEAAGLCTEQAPGIVFGVKLQPVMAVADGIVTSVVDEPGTDTPISVTITDVDGISYVYAGFNDDNPGTDDDNAPDHLRLTALAEVGKQVRAGQIIGFMGDTDPLPVGVRADVPTDSTVVIDPDAVAPHIRLTMIDLAGNPIDAFGPMIDALFRQSCAVTIGQWSVPPNGSGHEPVTIETTDDDDEIDSEWIITSTGQVTASGWAAMVNPNEGCGFTPASAHGPGADGTDVGHAHWFTPVELPTEVWVQLALQDDLTAPGGLLRQG, encoded by the coding sequence GTGGCCGCCGCCACCGTGATCTCGTCGATCATCGCCATTCCGCTCGTCGCGGCCGCTGACGACGGCGCCGACGGCGTCGACGACGCGGCCCCCGAGACCACCACGACGACGGTGCCGAAACCCGCGACCACCACCACGACCGTGCCGTCGACCACGACCACCACGACGACCAGCACCACCACGACCACCAGCACCACCACGACGACCACGGCGCCGGCCACCACCGAGCCGCCGGTCGTCGACCCCAAGGTCACGACCACGACCACCACGACGACCGAGCCGCCGGTGGCCACCACCAGCACCACGACCACCACGACGGTCCCACCGGTCGCCACGACCGTGCCGCCCACCGCTCGCGGTGTCACGGTCTACCCCGAGCAGATCCAGCACATCCTGGCCACGATCCGCTACCTCGAATCTCGTGGCATCTACACGCTGCCTCCGAACAAGGGCAACGCGTCCGGTGCGTATCAGTTCATCGGCTCGACGTGGAACAACTACGCGGGGTACGCCCACGCCTACCTCGCGCCGCCCGAGATCCAAGACGAGCGGGCCGCGCTCGACGTCAACAAGTTCCTCGAGCAGTGGAACAACGACGTCTCGATGATTCCCGTCATGTGGTACCTGCCCGCCGCCGCGTACGAGCCGTGGCGCATGGACGTGGTGCCGCTGCCCTCGGCGGGCAACGTCCTCACCATCCGCGAGTACCAGACCCGCTGGCTCGGTGTCTTCGCGTTCATCTCGGGCCAGCCCGTCGAACCGCTCCTCACCGGTCAGCAAGCCCAGAGCCAGGCCGGCATGGCACCGCTCGTTCCCGAACCGACCGGCGACATCCCGGCCATCGCGTACCCGGTGCTCGGTCCGTCACGTGCCGCCGTCCCCGAGTGCGACGATGCCGAGCAGATCGAAGTCGCCGACGTCGAAGGCCGAGACGGTCAAGAACTCGCCGGACCGAGCCGAGCCGACATCGAAGCGGCTGGACTCTGCACCGAGCAGGCGCCCGGCATCGTGTTCGGCGTCAAGCTCCAACCGGTCATGGCCGTCGCCGACGGCATCGTCACCAGCGTGGTCGACGAGCCGGGCACCGACACTCCGATCTCGGTCACGATCACCGACGTCGACGGCATCAGCTACGTCTACGCCGGCTTCAACGACGACAACCCCGGCACCGACGACGACAACGCCCCCGATCATCTCCGGCTCACGGCGCTGGCCGAGGTCGGCAAGCAGGTCCGGGCCGGCCAGATCATCGGGTTCATGGGCGACACCGACCCGCTTCCGGTCGGCGTGCGCGCCGATGTGCCCACCGACTCGACCGTCGTCATCGACCCCGACGCGGTCGCACCGCACATCCGCCTCACGATGATCGACCTCGCCGGCAACCCCATCGATGCGTTCGGCCCGATGATCGACGCGCTGTTCCGTCAGAGCTGCGCGGTCACCATCGGCCAGTGGTCGGTGCCGCCGAACGGCAGCGGCCACGAGCCGGTCACGATCGAGACGACCGACGACGACGACGAGATCGACTCCGAGTGGATCATCACCTCGACCGGTCAGGTCACCGCCAGCGGCTGGGCCGCGATGGTCAACCCGAACGAGGGTTGCGGTTTCACTCCGGCGTCAGCGCACGGCCCCGGTGCCGACGGCACCGATGTGGGTCACGCTCACTGGTTCACGCCGGTCGAGTTGCCGACCGAGGTGTGGGTGCAACTCGCGCTGCAGGACGACCTCACTGCACCCGGCGGGCTGCTTCGACAAGGTTGA
- a CDS encoding AMP-binding protein → MALITASHLDRQHDAAVIDEWGTTTWGELDDRVNRLIHHLRNAGVQPDDRVALLAGNRREIEEVYLACSHSGFHCVPINWHFAADEVAYVLADSGATALIVASEFEALAGAALDIEPDTATTTRLVMRSLDGAVEPAAPDRTTHRLSSYDDALAASDPSEPDGQMLGGVMFYTSGTTGRPKGVRSTSFQINTPVEVLQLMAGSMDSLGIPQNGRTLLCGPQYHSAQWAYSYLPLIAGVSVVMQAKFIPEQTLAMIDEYQITNIHLVPTQFVRLLRVDDAAKERFDGSSLVVAVHGAAPCAPEVKRQMIEWWGPKIIEYYGATEGGIVSMISADEWLERPGSVGKPSEMVDVKIVNAAGDVAGPNEEGVIHVKSAIGQDFEYLNSPEKTAEAHTEPGYMTMGDIGYIDDAGYLFLSDRKIDMIISGGVNIYPAEIEAVLVTHPQVLDVAVFGVPNTEFGEEVKATVQLADGVDWSPELEAELVAISREHLAGYKQPKSFDVIDVMPRSAAGKLLKRELRAPFWEGSGRKI, encoded by the coding sequence ATGGCCCTCATCACGGCATCACACCTCGACCGACAGCACGACGCCGCCGTCATCGACGAGTGGGGAACCACGACGTGGGGCGAACTCGACGACCGCGTCAACCGGCTGATCCATCACCTCCGGAACGCCGGCGTACAACCCGACGACCGCGTCGCGTTGCTCGCCGGCAACCGACGTGAGATCGAAGAGGTCTACCTCGCTTGCTCTCACTCCGGCTTCCACTGCGTACCGATCAACTGGCACTTCGCCGCCGACGAGGTGGCCTACGTGCTCGCCGACTCCGGCGCCACGGCCCTGATCGTGGCGAGCGAATTCGAAGCGCTCGCCGGCGCGGCGCTCGACATCGAACCCGACACGGCGACCACCACCAGACTCGTCATGAGGTCGCTCGACGGTGCCGTCGAGCCCGCCGCGCCCGATCGTACGACACACCGGCTCTCGAGTTACGACGACGCGCTCGCCGCCTCCGACCCGTCCGAACCCGACGGGCAGATGCTCGGCGGTGTGATGTTCTACACGTCCGGCACGACCGGGCGACCCAAGGGCGTCCGGAGCACCAGCTTCCAGATCAACACGCCCGTCGAAGTGCTCCAGTTGATGGCCGGGTCGATGGACAGCCTCGGCATCCCACAGAACGGGCGCACCCTCTTGTGCGGCCCGCAGTACCACTCCGCACAGTGGGCCTACAGCTACCTGCCGCTCATCGCCGGCGTCTCGGTCGTCATGCAGGCGAAGTTCATTCCCGAGCAGACCCTCGCCATGATCGACGAGTACCAGATCACCAACATCCACCTCGTCCCCACGCAGTTCGTCCGTCTGCTCCGAGTCGACGACGCCGCCAAGGAACGCTTCGACGGCAGTTCGCTCGTGGTCGCCGTCCACGGCGCCGCTCCGTGCGCCCCCGAGGTCAAGCGCCAGATGATCGAATGGTGGGGCCCCAAGATCATCGAGTACTACGGCGCCACCGAAGGCGGCATCGTGTCGATGATCAGCGCCGACGAATGGCTCGAACGACCCGGCTCCGTCGGCAAGCCGTCGGAGATGGTCGACGTCAAGATCGTCAACGCGGCAGGCGACGTCGCCGGGCCCAACGAGGAAGGCGTCATCCACGTCAAGAGCGCCATCGGCCAGGACTTCGAGTACCTCAACTCGCCCGAGAAGACCGCCGAAGCGCACACCGAGCCCGGCTACATGACCATGGGCGACATCGGATACATCGACGACGCCGGCTACCTCTTCCTCTCCGACCGCAAGATCGACATGATCATCTCCGGCGGGGTCAACATCTATCCCGCCGAGATCGAAGCGGTACTCGTCACCCACCCGCAGGTGCTCGACGTCGCCGTCTTCGGCGTCCCCAACACCGAGTTCGGCGAAGAGGTCAAAGCCACCGTGCAGCTCGCCGACGGCGTCGACTGGTCCCCCGAGCTCGAAGCCGAACTCGTCGCGATCAGCCGCGAGCACCTCGCCGGCTACAAGCAACCCAAGAGCTTCGACGTGATCGACGTGATGCCCCGCAGCGCCGCCGGCAAGCTGCTCAAGCGCGAACTCCGAGCCCCGTTCTGGGAAGGCAGCGGCCGCAAGATCTGA
- a CDS encoding alanine racemase, with amino-acid sequence MTVRLSVRTAIWRSQIARFAASIDGLVPVVKGNGYGFGRRHLADIAAEFSDTIAVGTVHELADLPDDLDVVVLTPTLTAPADATPILTVGRSEHIAALSGWAGRVIVKLGTELRRYGGDLAVVDEARAAGLDVIGVAMHPPIAGTDDQRVEQITTALTGVDPALEVWVSHLARDAYAALPDSHRYRLRVGTALWHGDKSALHLGADVLNVRAVEAGQPAGYQQGTVPASGHLVMIGAGTANGVTPLADGRSPFHFGRTRMALHEPPHMHSSMAFVPDGEPLPAIGDWVDVQRPLHMTAIDEYRWL; translated from the coding sequence GTGACGGTTCGGCTCTCGGTACGTACGGCGATCTGGCGAAGTCAGATCGCCCGGTTCGCCGCATCGATCGACGGTCTCGTCCCCGTCGTCAAAGGCAACGGCTACGGCTTCGGACGACGCCACCTCGCCGACATCGCCGCCGAGTTCAGCGACACCATCGCCGTCGGCACCGTGCACGAACTCGCCGACCTGCCCGACGACCTCGACGTCGTCGTCCTCACCCCGACGCTCACCGCACCTGCCGACGCGACGCCGATCCTCACCGTCGGCCGATCCGAACACATCGCTGCGCTGAGCGGATGGGCCGGACGCGTCATCGTCAAACTCGGCACCGAACTCCGTCGATACGGCGGCGACCTCGCGGTCGTCGACGAGGCCCGCGCCGCCGGGCTCGACGTCATCGGCGTCGCGATGCACCCCCCGATCGCCGGGACCGACGACCAGCGCGTCGAGCAGATCACGACCGCGCTCACCGGAGTCGACCCCGCCCTCGAGGTCTGGGTCAGCCACCTCGCACGAGACGCATACGCCGCGCTGCCCGACTCACACCGCTACCGACTGCGCGTCGGTACCGCGCTCTGGCACGGCGACAAGTCGGCGCTGCACCTCGGTGCCGACGTGCTCAACGTGCGCGCTGTCGAAGCCGGGCAGCCGGCCGGCTATCAGCAAGGGACGGTGCCGGCGTCAGGGCATCTCGTGATGATCGGAGCGGGCACCGCCAACGGGGTCACGCCGCTCGCCGACGGGCGCAGCCCGTTTCACTTCGGACGAACGCGCATGGCCCTGCACGAACCTCCGCACATGCACAGCTCGATGGCCTTCGTTCCCGACGGCGAGCCGCTGCCGGCGATCGGTGACTGGGTCGACGTGCAGCGACCGCTGCACATGACCGCCATCGACGAGTACCGCTGGCTGTGA
- the ypfJ gene encoding KPN_02809 family neutral zinc metallopeptidase: protein MTKIRSRDSRMIQDRRGQGGGGRSGGGGLGDLLGGALSGGGGGGGGLGDILGGALGGNRGGRSGGGGLKLGGGVIGIVVLLATLFLPKLLGGASGTAAGLGGTSAPSSQSTGGDDDTCSSEAEQILCGATIDVQEYWIEQYPESFQGLEYPVTQTVFFSGFTNTGCGQASSQTGPFYCPADNLVYFDLDFLAKLQADFGAEGDLAAQYIVAHEYGHHIQNALGINAEMHRKQQQDPRNKNAYSVALELQADCLAGAWANDANARNQFDSSSEIEEALNAANAVGDDTIQQATQGRVDPESWTHGSGEQRMRWFNVGYNTGDPNQCDTFSDPFNL, encoded by the coding sequence ATGACGAAGATCAGGTCTCGCGACTCCCGAATGATCCAAGACCGTCGCGGCCAGGGTGGCGGCGGCCGTTCGGGCGGCGGCGGACTCGGAGACCTGCTCGGCGGTGCGCTCAGCGGCGGTGGCGGTGGAGGAGGCGGCCTCGGCGACATCCTCGGTGGCGCGCTCGGCGGAAACCGCGGCGGCCGCTCGGGCGGCGGCGGCCTCAAGCTCGGCGGCGGCGTCATCGGCATCGTCGTGCTGCTCGCCACCCTCTTCCTCCCCAAGCTGCTCGGCGGAGCCTCGGGCACCGCCGCAGGCCTGGGAGGAACATCAGCCCCATCGAGCCAGTCGACCGGTGGCGACGACGACACGTGCAGCAGCGAAGCCGAACAGATCCTGTGCGGCGCCACGATCGACGTCCAGGAGTACTGGATCGAGCAGTACCCCGAGTCGTTCCAAGGCCTCGAATACCCGGTGACCCAGACCGTCTTCTTCTCCGGATTCACCAACACCGGATGCGGACAGGCATCGTCACAGACCGGACCGTTCTACTGTCCGGCCGACAACCTCGTGTACTTCGACCTCGACTTCCTCGCCAAGCTCCAAGCCGACTTCGGCGCCGAAGGCGACCTCGCCGCGCAGTACATCGTCGCCCACGAATACGGCCACCACATCCAGAACGCGCTCGGCATCAACGCCGAGATGCACCGCAAACAGCAGCAGGATCCCCGCAACAAGAACGCCTACTCGGTCGCCCTCGAACTGCAAGCCGACTGCCTCGCCGGCGCATGGGCCAACGACGCGAACGCCCGCAACCAGTTCGACTCCAGCTCCGAGATCGAAGAAGCGCTCAACGCCGCCAACGCCGTCGGCGACGACACGATCCAACAGGCGACGCAAGGACGCGTCGACCCCGAGTCGTGGACACACGGATCAGGCGAACAGCGGATGCGCTGGTTCAACGTCGGCTACAACACCGGCGACCCGAACCAGTGCGACACCTTCAGCGACCCCTTCAATCTGTGA